CGGGTGGCCATCCGGAGCGACCGCGATGTCGGTGTCAACATCAGGCGCGCCGGCGAGGACATCCGCAAGGGTGCCACGGTCCTCGACGCCGGCGCCGAGCTCGGAGCGGCGGAGTTGGGCGTGCTGGCGTCGATGGCAGTGGCGCATCCGCTGGTCTTCCGGCGCCCGATCGTCGGCATTCTCGGTGGTGGCGACGAGATCGTGGATGTCGATCAACCGGACGAGATCCTGAGCGGCCGGAAGATCGCGAGCTCCAACAGTCACTCCCTCCATGCCCTCATCCGACTGGCCGGCGGGGTGCCCCTGCCACTCGGAATTGCGCGCGACACACTGGAAAGCGTGCGGACGCACCTGGCCCGGGCGCCTGAATGCGACCTCCTGGTCACCACCGCCGGTATCAGCGTCGGCGAGCACGACCACCTTCGCGATGCGGTGGCTGGGCTGGGTGGTGCTATTGATTTCTGGAAGCTCCGGATGCGGCCGGGGGCCCCGGTCGGCTTCGGGCGGGTGCTCGGCATCCCGTGGATCGGGCTCCCGGGCAATCCGGTGAGCGCGATGGTGACCTTCGAACTCTTCGTCCGTCCCGCTATCCGTGCGATGGCAGGGCATGGCCTGCCCTTCCGGCGCACCATCCCGGTACGGATGGCCGAGGCGATCACTTTGCGCCCGACACTGCAGCACTTCCTGCGGGCGGTCGTCACCGAAACTCCCACGGGGCCGGAAGCGAAGCTGACTGGCCCGCAGGGCTCCGGTATTCTCACCTCGATGGTGCGTGCCAACGCGCTGCTGGTGGTGGCCGAGGGACGCCATGAGACCAAGGTCGGTGAACTCGTCCCGGCGCTGGTCCTGCAGGATCCGGTGCACCGGGCCGAACCGGGCTTCTGAATGGGCGTCCACACTCCGGAGGTGTGGTTCAGCTTCACCGCCCTGATTGCCGCGCTGCTGATCCTCGATCTCGGCGTCCTCAACCGGCGCTCCCACGTCCTCACCTTCAAGGAGGCGATCGGCTGGAGCGGCGGACTGATCACGATCGCGTTGCTCTTCGGCGCCTTCCTCTGGCTCCAGGAAGGCACCAAGCCGGCACTGGAATACTATGCCGGGTACGTGATCGAGCTCTCGCTGAGTGTCGACAATCTCTTCGTCTTTCTCCTGATCTTTCAGTACTTCGCCGTGCCCGCCGAGCTGCAACCGCGGATCCTCAAGTGGGGCATCCTCGGTGCCCTGGTGCTGCGCGGCATGATGATCGGCCTCGGCGCGCTCCTCCTGGTCGAGTTTCACTGGATCATCTACGTCTTCGGCGGCATCCTGGTCCTGACCGGTGTGCGGATGTTTCGGGGCTCGGAGGCCCGGATCGAGCCGGGGCGCAATCCGCTGGTCCGGATGGCCCGACGCATCATCCCGATGACCGACGACTATGACGGCCAGCAGTTCCTGACCCGCACCCGCGCCGGCTGGATGGCCACGCCACTGCTGCTGGTGCTGCTCATGGTGGAGTGGTCGGATCTCGTCTTCGCCATCGACAGCATCCCCGCCATCTTTGCCGTGACCCGTGATCCCTTCATCGTATACAGCTCCAACGTCTTCGCGGTGCTCGGACTGCGCGCCCTGTACTTCGTGCTGGCCGGCATGATGGACCGGTTTGAGTACCTCAAGCCGGGCGTCGCCGCCATCCTCGTGTTCGTCGGGGTCAAGATGCTCATCAACGGAGTCCTTCCCGTGCCGATTGGGCTTTCGCTCGGCGTTATCCTGGCGATTCTTGTCGTTTCTGTCGTCATCTCGATGCGTAAGACCCGGATCGCCGCCGCGGAGCGGGGATGACCGCCATGCTCTTCGAAGACACCACCGTCCTGATCACCGGCGCCTCGAGCGGCATCGGCGCGGCCTTTGCCAACGAACTGGCCCCGACCGGCGCACGGCTCGTCCTCGCGGGCCGCGACCAGGTGCGACTTGAGGCCGTGGCCACCAGGGCACGACAGCACGGCGCTCCCGTGGTGACCATTGGGCTGGACTTGGCGGCACCCGGAGGGATCTCGGCGCTGCTGCAACGACTCGACGTCGATGGCGTCACGGTGGACCACCTGATCAACAACGCCGGGGCGGGCGTCGTGGGGCGCGCCGTCCGGACGCCAGTGGAAGCCCAGCTGAAGGTGATCGACCTGAACGTGCACGCCGCCACGGAGCTCGCCCTGCGGCTGCTGCCGGGGATGGTGGAGCGGCGACGGGGAGGCGTGCTGAACATTGCCAGCATTGCCGCCTTCCAGGGGATGCCCGGGCTCGCAGTCTACGCGGCGACCAAGGCGTACGTGCTCGCATGGAGCGAGGCACTCAACTTCGAATTGCGTGGCACGGGGGTCCGATGCGCCTGCCTCTGCCCCGGGCCGGTCGACTCGCGCTTCTTTGACGCGGCGGGGATGCGAAAGCCCCCGGCCATCTTTTCGATGCGGTCACCCGTGGCGGTGGCGCGCGCCGGGCTCCGCGCCTACAAAAGGAACGCCAGCCACAGCATGTCCGGGTCGGTGCCAAGAGTCCTCGCCTGGCTCACCCGCCTGACCCCACGGCGAATCAACGCCGCGGTCGCCAGCGGCTTCTCCAGGCCGAGGAAGACACCATGAGCAGCTGGATCGGACGGCTGGCCAGCGGGCTCTCCCTGGATCGCCGCGAAGTCCGGGCGTGGATGCTCTACGACTGGGCCAACTCGGCGATGTACGTCGTCATCGTCACCGCCATCTTCCCGATCTTCTTCACCGCGGTCGCCGCCAGCGGGATGCCCCCGTCGGAGGCGACCTCCAGGTTCAGCATTGCCACGACAATCGGCCTGACCATCATCGCGGTGCTGTCACCAATTCTGGGAGCCATCGCCGACCACTCGGCCACGAAGAAGAAACTGCTCGCGGCGTTCCTGGTCTTCGGCGCAAGCGCCGTGGCGGCCATGTTCTTCATTCAGCGCGGGGAGTGGCTGTTCGCGGCGGGGTTGTTCATCTTGGCCAACATCGGCGTCAACGGGAGCTTCGTGTTCTACGACTCCCTCCTCCCGCACGTGGCCGCGCCCGAGGAGATGGACCGGGTCTCGACCGCGGGATACGCCCTCGGCTACCTGGGGGGCGGGCTCTTTCTCCTGGCCTGCCTGGCCATTGTGATGGCCCCGGCGGCCTTTGGCCTCCCCGCCGGCGACGGGCTTACCCCCAGCCAGGCGACGCTGCCCACGCGCCTGACCTTTGTCCTCACGGCGCTCTGGTGGGCAGGCTTCAGCATTCCTCTGTTCCGGCACGTGCCCGAGCCGCCCGGTCGCGCCCTGGACGCCGAGGAGGCCCGACTGGGCGCGATACGCGCGTCCTTCCGGCGCCTCGGAGCCACGTTTCGAAAGCTGCGGGGCTATCGGCAGGCCTTCCTGCTGCTGCTGGCGTTCCTGATCTACAACGACGGCGTCGGCACCATCATCCGGATGGCCGCCATCTACGGGGCAGAGATCGGCATTACCCGCACCACCATGATCGCGGCCATCGCCCTCGTGCAGTTCGTCGGTGTCCCCTTCGCGTACCTGTTCGGCGCGCTGGCAAAGCGGGTCGGCACCCGCCCGGCCATCTTCGTCGGCCTGGCCACGTACCTGGGGATCAGCGTGCTGGGGTATTTCATGCGCAGTGACCGGGACTTCATCCTGCTGGCTGTGCTGGTGGGGATGGTGCAGGGAGGGGTCCAGGCGCTCAGTCGCTCGCTCTTCGCGAGCATGGTGCCGCGCCATCTCTCGGGAGAGTTCTTCGGGTTCTTTGCCGTGTTCGAGAAGTTTGCAGGGATACTCGGGCCGGCCATGTTCTCGGTGGCGATCCTGGCGACCGGCTCAAGCCGGGCGGCCCTGCTCTCGGTGGTGGTGTTCTTCCTGGTGGGCGGCGCCCTGCTGGCAAAGGTGGACGTCGGCGAGGGCCAGCGGATTGCCCGGGACGAGGAGGCGGCGGTCGCCTAGTCCTGCGGACCGACTACCCGGTTGCGGCCGCCGTCCTTGGCAGCAAACAACCGCTGGTCCGCCACCTCGAGCAGCTCGACCGGGTCGGTGCCGTCGTCCGGCAAGGATGCGATGCCCGCGCTCAGGGTGATCTGCGCGGTCAGGTCGTGGCGCGGAATCGCGAACTCGGCCCGGGCCACCGCCAACCGCAGCTGTTCCATCTTCTCGAACGCCGCCCCCGGGCTGGTCTCGGGCAGCAGGACCACGAACTCATCCCCGCCGTACCGCGCCACGATATCCGTGGCGCGCAGCCCCTTCAACAGCGTGTCGGCGAGGACCCGGAGTGCCACGTCGCCGCTCGCGTGGCCGTAGCGATCGTTGAAGTTCTTGTAACGATCCAGGTCGAGCAGGGCCACCGCCAGCGGGTGGCCATGCCGGCGGGCGCGTGCCACTTCCGCCTGGTAGCGGGTCTCGAAGTACCCGCGATTCAGGAGGCCGGTCAGGCGATCGAGCGCCGAGAGGTGGCGGAGCTGGCGGGAGCGGTCCACGATGGCCGTGGCGAGGACACCAGACGTGGCGAGGAGAATGAGGCGGCCGATCTGGTCGCCCCAGCTCACCATCCCGTAGGTGAACGGGGCGTACCGGAGGTCGTTCAGGTCCCAGAGCAGCCCCGCCGCCACAACGACCGCCGCGTACTGCACCACCGCCAACGCACCGGTCACGATGCAGATGCGCGTGTCATACCGGAGGCTGGAGGCGCCGATCGAGAAGAAGTAGACGCTGTACATGATGCGGCTGTTCACCGCCACGTGCGGGGTGCCCATGGCCAGGAAGGCCACCAGGGTGGCGGTGACGAAGGTGACATCCACCGCGCTGGTCATGAAGCCCAGCCATGGCCGATAAAACCCCCGGCGCACCACTCCCCAGATCACCACCGCGAAGACCAGCGCCGCCAGCGTTGCCACCAGGCCGACCCACGCCTCGATGAGATAGGGCGTGGCGATGACGTTGTAGATCGGGATGAGCAGGACCAGCGACACCAGCGCAATGCGCACCTTCGCCACTAGGAGCTCGCCGTGGGCCCCGGCATCGATGAGCATCGGATCGGGCGCGGCCCAGAGCCGGTCACGGGCTGTCTCCTGGGCGAAATCGTTCGCCGCCAGCCCCATGAAATCCCGCTTGCGGTTCGACATCAGCTACATCACCCGGTAGCGGGGGCCGCTGCCGCCTTCGCGCGGCGTCCAGCGCGGACCGAGGATGTCCGTTGCCTTGCAATCGATGCAGTTGGGCGGGTTCACGCGCAGCTCGTCGCCGTCGCGTTCGTACACCCCCGCCGGACAGAGATGGACATAGAAGTCCGCCACCTCGGCACTGATGTCCGGCCCGACCAGCAGGTGGCTGGGAATGGTATCGCGGGTCGCGTTGCCGGACTTGAAGACCGCATCAAGCTTGCTGAATGTCAGCACCCCATCCGGCACCAGCGTCGTCTCGCCCCCGTCGGCTCTCGGCGCATCGGCGTCGGCGTGCATGGAGATCCTGCCTCCGGGAAACCGTCCCCGGGTCAGTGTCATCAATCCCGCCTTTGCCGCCCCCATCAGGAATCCATCCTTGAAGGCAAGACGCATGTTGCGCGTCTTGTAGAGATCGTCGCGGATATAGCTCGCGTCGACCATCCGGTCGGACTCGGCAAGCGCCGCCGCTGAGGTATCGCCCTGCTTCAACGCGGCAAAGATGGCGCGGGCCGCATAGATCCCCGACTGCATGGCGTAGTGCACGCCCTTGAGCGAGGGCACGTCGACGTATCCCGCGGCATCGCCGACAATCACCAGCCCATCGCCGGTGCGCCGACTCGGCAGGGCGTGGAAGCCACCCTCGGGAATCGTCTTGGCACCCCATTCGACCAGCTCGCCGCCGTCAAGAATTTCGCGGAAAAGGGGATGGAGTTTCATGCGCTGCAGCAGGGTGTGGACATCAAGCTTCGCGTTGCCGTAGTCAAGCCCCGCCACGAGGCCGATCGACACCTGGTCGGGGCCCTGGGGATAGCACCAGCTGCCGCCGAACACATCGCTGGGGAGCGGCCACCCCATGGTGTGGATGACCCGATCGAGCGGCCGCGCCACCTTCCACACTTCCTTCACCCCGAGGGCGAAGATCTGCGGATTGGGCGAGGTCACGCCCTGCCAGGTGCACCACGCCTGCGAGAGGGCGCCGCGCGTGCCCTCGGAGAGCACCGTCACCCGCGCCGTCAGGTCCGTCGGCTCCGCGTAGTCGCTCCCCGGCGTGCCATCCCGGTTGAGACCGCTCGGCGTGGTGCGGACGCCGCAGACCGCCTTCTCCTTGACGAGCAGCGCGTCCACCGGGAACCCGGTAAAGACGTTGACGCCCAGTTCCTCCGCCTTCTGACCGAGCCAGCGCACCATTTCAGAAATGGAGGCGGAATAGTTGCCGGTGTTGTGCATGGTCGGCGGCGTCGGAATGCGGCGGGACGCGCCTTCGGTGAGGAAATAGACCGCCTCCGCGTCCACCCGCTGGCGGAAGGGAAAGTCGGCATCGGTCAGGTCGGGGAAGAGCTCCCGGAATGCCCGGGGATTCACGACGGCACCCGAGAGGTTGTGCTCGCCGAGGCCCGCGGCCTTTTCCAGGACACCGATGTTCAACTCGCCGAGCCCGCCTCCGGCCTCCTGATCGGCCTTGGCCAGGCGGGCGAGTTCGATGGCGCCGGCCAGCCCGGCGGGCCCGGCGCCGACAAACAGCACATCCATCTCGATGGCTTCCGCACCCGGCGCTTCATCGAGAAGGAGCTTCCCGAACGGCAGCGCTTGCTGATGGCGACTGGGCAGGATGGAGGACACGGCGGAAGCTCCTTGGATTGCGGTCGACGGCAATGGCAGAGAGAATATAACCTGCGGGGCGACCACATCATCCTGACGGGGAGGCGTACCATGGCTCGACGGACGGCGGCGCGCGACCCGTGGGTGTGGGGTCAGGCGCTCCTCGGGATCCTGGTGATCTTCGGAGTGCCCTGGGCCGCGGGTCTGCTCGGGCTGCCGGCTCCCGGCACCGCCTGGCGCCTGCTGGGCGGCCTCATGACCGCCGCCGCAGTCCTCGGGATGGCCTTCGGGGCGCTGACCCTCGGCCCGAACCTCACCCCGGCCACCGAGCCCCTTCCCGGCGCGCGACTGGTGACCCGCGGGATCTACCGGCTCGTGCGCCACCCCATCTATCTCAGCGTCTCCCTGGCGCTCGCCGGCTACGCCACGATTCGCGCCGGCGGGTGGGCCGGTGCGACGGTGCTCGTCGTCGCCCTTGCGTACTTCGAGCAGAAGGCGCGTGTGGAAGAAGCCTGGCTGCGCACCCGCGTCCAGGGGTATCAGGAGTACGCGGCCCGGGTCCCCCGCCTCATTCCGGGTGGCTGGCACTGACCGGTCACACAAACGGGCCGCGCTGGAGATTTCAGGCGGCCCGTCCGTGTGTCCTTTCGCACCTCGCTAGCTGCCCGCTCGCGCCTTCTTCACTTCCTCGGTGAGCTTGGGCACCACTTCAAACAAGTCGCCCACGATGCCGTAGTCGGCCAGCTTGAAGATCGGGGCGTCCTTGTCCTTGTTGATCGCCACGATCGTCTTGGAGGTTCGCATGCCGGCCAGATGCTGGATGGCGCCGGAAATGCCCACCGCGACATACAGGTCCGGGCTCACGATGCGCCCGGTCTGACCGATCTGGGTGGAGGGATCCCGCCATCCGTCGTCGGTGACGGCCCGTGTGGCACCGACGGCGGCGTTGCCGAACGCGGCGGCCAGCTCCTCCATCAACGCGAAGTTGGCGGCCTCGCGCAGCCCCCGGCCGCCGGCCACGACCACCGGCGCGTCGGCCAGGTCCAGCTGCGCGTCACCGCTCCCACCCACCTTCGTGACCACCACCCGCGCCGACGCCGGATCGAGCGCCGGCTCGGCCTGCTGCACACGCGCGGTCCGGTCGGCGTCGGTTGCGAGCACCGCTCCGGGCCGCAAGGTGACGACGGCCGGCGTACCGGCCAATCGCACCGTGGTGACGATCTTGCCGATATGCGTCGGGTGCTGGCCAATCAGCACATCGCCCTCGAAGGCAAAGCTGGTCAGGTCCGATGCCATGCTGACGCCAAGCGTGGCGGCGACCCGCGGGGCGAGGTCGCGCCCCTCGGCGGAGGCGGCGAAGAAGGCGCCGCGGTACCCACCGCTCTTCACCTGCGCGGCCGCCGTGGCCGCGAACACCTCGGGGCTGTACCGCGCGAGGTCGGCGTGCTCCACGACCACCACGACATCCGCGCCGGCACGGCCCAGGGCCTCGGCCTTGGCGCCGATCCCCGGCGCGCCAATCAGCAGGGCGTGCACCTCGCCGCCGCCGGTGGCGTCCGCCGCCTGCCGCGCGGCGCTGACGGTTTCGAGTGCAACCTTGCGAAGCGCGCCGCCCCGCGACTCGGCGAATGCAAACATGTTGGCCATCAGAGCACCTTCGCTTCGGTCTGGAGAAGCCGGATGAGTTCCGGCACCGCGTCCGCGCCCTCGCCGATGATCCGACCGGGCGGGCGGTCCGGTGGCAGGGCGATGACGTCCACGGTCAGGTTGGCCGCACCCAACTGCGCCGGCTTGACCTCGAGCGGCTTCTTCTTGGCGGCCATGATCCCCTTGAGCGAGGGAAGCCGAGGCCGGCCGAGCCCTTCGTCGATGGTGATGATGGCCGGCAGCGGAAACTCCACCGTCTCGCTGGCGCCTTCGAGCTGGCGCTCGGCGGTGCCGCGCCCATCCGCGACGTCGAGCTTCGAGATGGCGGTGACGCACGGCAGGCCCATGAGGTGAGCCGTCATCGGCCCGACGGTCTGGTTGGCACTGTCGGTGGCCATCCGGCCAAAGAGGATCAGGTCGTAGCCGCCCTCCTTGAGCTCGGCGGCCAGGGCGGCGGCAATCGCCATCCCGTCGAAGGGCACTTCCGCGGCGTCGAGCTGGATGGCGCGGTGGGCGCCCATGCCCAGCGCCTTGCGGAGGGTCTCCTGCACGGCGGCGGGGCCAACCGAGACCACCACCACCTCGCCCGCACCCTGACTCTCCACCAGTCGCAGCCCCGCCTCCACGGCGTACCCGTCGAAGTCGGCGATGTCGAACTTGAGGCCGGCGGGATCCAGCGCCTTGCCATCGGCCCCGATGGCGAAGCGCAGGTCCATGTCCGGCACCCGCTTGATGCACACGGCGATTTTCACGTCAACTCCCTGCGTGCGAATTCGTTGCTAGAACGCTGGCAGGCCGGTGACGGCCTGTCCGAGGATGAGGGTGTGCATGTCGTGCGTCCCCTCGTAGGTATAGACCGACTCGAGGTTGGCCATGTGCCGCATCGAGTGGTACTCCACCAGGATGCCGTTGGCGCCGAGCAGGCGACGCGCCTCGCGCGCCGCCTCACAGGCCATGTTGATGTTGTTGCGCTTGGCGAGCGAGACCTGGTCCGGCGTCATGGTGCCGCGGTCCTTGAGGCGGCCGAGCTGCAGCGTGAGCAGCTGCGCCTTGGTAATCTCGGTGAGCATCTCCGCCAGGCGGGACTGCTGCAACTGCGTCTGCCCGATCGGCTTCCCGAACATGATGCGTTCCTTGGAGTAGCTCAGCGCCTCGTCGTAACAGGCCATCGCCGCGCCGATGCCGCCCCACGCGATGCCGTAGCGCGCCTGCGTGAGGCACATGAGCGGGCTCTTGATCCCGCCCGACTTGGGCAGGATGGCGTCCTTGGGGACGAGGCAGTCCTGCAGCACGATTTCGCTGGTGTCGCTCGCGCGGAGGGAGAGCTTCCCCTTCTGGTCCTTGGCGGTGTAGCCCTTGGTGCTGGCCGGCACGATGAAGCCGCGGATCGACTTCACGTCATCGATCCCGCCCGTCTTGGCCCAGATGATCGAGACCGTGGCCTGGGAGCCGTTGGTGATCCACATCTTGGCGCCGTTCAGCAGCCACCCGTCCTTCGTCTCCCTGGCGGTGGTGATCATCCCGCCGGGATTGGAACCGTAGTCGGGCTCGGTCAGGCCGAAACAGCCGATGTCTTCGCCGGAGGCGAGCCGGGGCAGCCAATACTTCTTCTGCTCCTCGGAGCCGAAGGTGAAGATGGGGTACATCACCAGCGCCCCCTGCACCGAGGCAAAGGAACGAATCCCGCTGTCTCCCCGCTCCAGCTCCTGCATGATGAGGCCGTACGACACGTTGTTGAGCCCGGCGCAGCCATACTCCTCGGGGAGGTTGGCGCCGAGGACGCCCAGCTCCGCCATGCCGGGAATCAGCTGCTTCGGAAACTCGCCCTCGACGTAGGCGTCCCCGATGACCGGCATCAGGTGCTCCTCGACCCAGGCGCGCACGGTGTCCCGCACCGCGCGCTCCTCCTCGGAAAGCAGGCTGTCGACGTCGTAGAAATCCACTCCCGCAAATGCGTTCGCCATTGGTACGTGCCTCTGGGAATCCTGTTGAATGTCAGTCTATCGTGCGCCGCGGGCCCCCGTGGCCCAGGGATCGCCGCGCGCTGGGTTCGATGCCCACCGCGCGCGCCTTCCGGCGGAAAACTGTTCCATGATCGACTGGCAGGGCCGACTCCGCCTGCCACTGATGCACCATCTCATGCAACACGGTCTGTTCCACCTCCGCCCATCCATGCTTCAGGTGCGCCCGGCTCACCGCAATTTCCAGCGACTTGCCGCTCCTGGCATCCACCGCCAGTTCGCCGAGCCGGGTGCGCATGCGGCTCGAGAGCCGGAAATGGATGACCGGCAGTTCCCCGCCGAAGTGCTCGTCATTCAGCCGCCGGTGCATGGCCGCCAGCCGCGCCAGGACGGCGTCGTCGCCGGCCCGGGGGCGCTCCACTCCTCGCCTGCTTGGCCGGGCCGGCGGGGCGTGGACCTCGACCGGGAAGGTCAGGAACTCGCGCTCGGCGCTGCGGCGGGTGGCGCGGCGCGTGCCCGGCCGCACGTACTTCACGATGGCGGACAGGACGCGGTCTGGCGCCCAGGCGTAACCGCGGTGCACCCGGAGCACCCCCTGCGCCGTCACGCTGAGCAGCACCGTCCGGTTGGTGTGCGTCGCGAATCCCCGGAACGGCGGCATCCCCAGCGCATCCAGCCGACGGCGGAGTACCGCCTCGGCGGTCTCAGGCGACGCGGCCTGCCCCCACAACCCCATGGCGCTCCCCTGCCCGAGCAAACGTGTGACGGTCCGACGCGCGGAATTCGTCCCCTTCGCGATCCCAGCGCCAGTGTTCCACCTGCACGGCATCCGGATCGATGCGCAGGACATTGAACACCGAGGGACGCTTGCCGCGGGTCCGATCGCTGAGCGTGCTCGCCGTGCTGATGACGGTGCCCCTCGGCAGCTGCCCTGCCCCCTCCTGGTGGTCGTGCCCGCAGAGCACCACGTCGGCTCCAGTGGCGTCGAGTCGCCGCTGGGCGCTGGCCCAGTGCGCCAGGCCCATCCGCTGGCTGATCTCGCCCCGCAGGACGTTGTGGTGCATCACCACGACCTTGGCCGCGTCCGCCGGTTCGGCGGCGAAGAGCTCGGTGAGCCGATCGGTCTCCGACTTCGGTATGTGACCCTTCACTGTCAGGTCCCGCTGGTTCCAGGTCAGGGAACCGGCGGCCAGTCCGTGCGCCGACAGGGCGCCGGCCACGACGAGCCCCGGCAGCCGGAGTACCGGCGTCAGCTCTTCGCCGAGGTACGTCCGATACTTCTCGTACAGCACCCGCCGCCCGAAGATCCCAAAAGGGCTCTTCCACCACTCGACGTCGTGGTTGCCAGGCACCAGGAGCGTCGGCGCCGTCTTCTGCATCGCTTCCAGGAAGGCGAGCCCGCGCTGGTACTCCCCGTGCCGCCCCCGCTGGCTGATGTCGCCGGAAACAAGGACGGCATCCGGCGCGAGCTGCGGCACCAGCTTTTCCACCGCACGGATCTGCGCCAGCTCAACCGGCCGACCAAAGTGCAGGTCGGAAAGGTGGACAAGGGTGACGTTGGTCACCAGGAGGCCCGGATCTGGTAGGTGATGGTCGTTTCGCCCTTGGCGGGAACCGCGACCTTGAACCGCACCCGCGTACTCGACACCCGGTCGGCCGGCACCGAGCTCGTCACCACGGCCCAGTCGCCGCCGCGCTCCTCGTACACGTCGACCGTGGCCGACGAATCGGTCGCGTTCGCCACGGTGACGCGGTAGTCGGCCGTGGCGGTGGACTTGCCGTTCTTGTCTCGGGTGATCGCGTAGGTGGTCTGGGTGCGCTTGGCGGTGAAGTCGAAGGCGGTACCGGCGTCGAGTTCCAGCGGCTGACCGGCAGCGGTGTGGCCGAGGGAGGACTCCCCGATGAGTTGCAGCCGCCCGCCGTTGTCCTTCTGGTAGATCCGCGCAACGCCACCCGGCACCGGCGTGTCGCCGAACGGGGTCTTGAGCGCCCGGGTTACCACGTACGTCACCGCGACCGGCACCTGCTGCTCGTCGCCGTACTGCGGGAGGCCGCCCCAGTACGGGAGACCGGACTGGACGACAAGCCGCTTCACGACCGGTGCGGTGGTCGGATCGAACAACGCCACGAGCGAGGTCTCACCCGGGCGAATCGTGACGCGTCCCGGAACGGTGTAGAGGTGGGCTTCGCCGACCTGTTCGTCCTTGGCTGCGGCACCTTCGTAGGACATGGCCGCCATTGCAGGAGCGCGCCTGGCCTGCGGCGCCGAGCCGACGTCGCCCGCCATCAGCTGCAATTCCGCATCAGCCACGTTGATCGTGCTCGACTCGATGACCGCATTGCCCGCCACGCGCGCATCCTTGCCGCCCAGAATCACCTGGTAGCTCGCCTGCCAGCCGGCGCCACTCGTGAAGTACGCCAGTCCGAGCGACGGAAGCGCCTTCGCACTGGTGAGGGAGAGCTTCAGCGTCGGCTCCACGATCACGACGTCGGCCGGAAACCGCGGCACGCCAGGCATCTGGAATCCGATGGTGCCGTCCGCGTAGCGATACCGATCCGGGTCCACTGCCAGGAGCGTGGTACGGACGGTGTCCCCCGTCCCGGTTCCCCGCATAAAGAGGATCTCCCGGCCGACGGCGCGCCGCAGGATGCTCGCCCCGTCGGTGCCGCCATCGTAGGTGGCACCGAGCAGGCTCACCGCCGGATCGAGCGGGAACATCGTGGACGGGTCGAGGGTTCCGAGGGTCACCCGCTGTTCCGACGCCCCCTTCGGAATGGCGATCGGCAGGGTGCGCCGTACCATCACTCGGCCGGAGTTGTAGATGGTCAGGCCGGTCTGGGCTGAGAGCGGGAGCGCCGTGGCGACGAGCAGTGCCGTCGCCGCCGAGATGCTGCGGATAGTGGTCATCGGGGGAGGTACTCCATGGCAATGCGACTCACGATGCGGCGCAGGAGGATGTAGGTGGCGGCGACCGCGATGGCGCCATAGATGCGGCCCAGCACCGGCTCGGCCGGCACCCGGAACCAGACATAGAGCCCCATGAGCGCCGTGCCCGCGAGGGCCACGCGGCCGGCGAGGCGGTTGGCCCGACCCTGCCGGACGGCGTGGCAGTCGGGGCAGTCGGTGCCCCACTTGAGGCCGAACACCCGCTTGCCGCAGGTGAGGCAGGGAACCTCAGGCGATCCGCCGGACAACCGCATCGCCGAACTCCGTGGTCGTGGCGGTCCCGCCGAGATCGCGGGTGCGCACCGTGTCGTGCTCGATGACCTGGGCCACCGCAGCCCGGACCCTGTCCCCTGCCTCGACCTCGCCGAGATGGTCGAGCATCATCGCGCCGGCGAGAATGAGCGCGGAGGGGTTGGCGATGTTCTTGCCCGCGATGTCGGGGGCACTGCCGTGCACCGCCTCAAAGACGGCGGCGCGGGCGCCGATATTCCCGCCCGGCGCCAGGCCCAGCCCGCCGATCAGTCCGGCTGCCAGGTCGCTCAGGATGTCGCCGAACATATTGGTGGTGACCATCACGTCGAACTGCTCGGGACGG
The DNA window shown above is from Gemmatimonadales bacterium and carries:
- a CDS encoding SDR family NAD(P)-dependent oxidoreductase, with protein sequence MTAMLFEDTTVLITGASSGIGAAFANELAPTGARLVLAGRDQVRLEAVATRARQHGAPVVTIGLDLAAPGGISALLQRLDVDGVTVDHLINNAGAGVVGRAVRTPVEAQLKVIDLNVHAATELALRLLPGMVERRRGGVLNIASIAAFQGMPGLAVYAATKAYVLAWSEALNFELRGTGVRCACLCPGPVDSRFFDAAGMRKPPAIFSMRSPVAVARAGLRAYKRNASHSMSGSVPRVLAWLTRLTPRRINAAVASGFSRPRKTP
- a CDS encoding molybdopterin molybdotransferase MoeA, with the translated sequence MTALAAREAALRIVAAVPRQPTLRLPLDDALGAVLAHDLVSPLDLPAWTNSAMDGYAARGADVRGATEAQPVHLRVVEQIPAGRFPTHTLAPGECARIFTGAPLPAGADSVIRQEDTDLGRERVAIRSDRDVGVNIRRAGEDIRKGATVLDAGAELGAAELGVLASMAVAHPLVFRRPIVGILGGGDEIVDVDQPDEILSGRKIASSNSHSLHALIRLAGGVPLPLGIARDTLESVRTHLARAPECDLLVTTAGISVGEHDHLRDAVAGLGGAIDFWKLRMRPGAPVGFGRVLGIPWIGLPGNPVSAMVTFELFVRPAIRAMAGHGLPFRRTIPVRMAEAITLRPTLQHFLRAVVTETPTGPEAKLTGPQGSGILTSMVRANALLVVAEGRHETKVGELVPALVLQDPVHRAEPGF
- a CDS encoding GGDEF domain-containing protein, whose amino-acid sequence is MSNRKRDFMGLAANDFAQETARDRLWAAPDPMLIDAGAHGELLVAKVRIALVSLVLLIPIYNVIATPYLIEAWVGLVATLAALVFAVVIWGVVRRGFYRPWLGFMTSAVDVTFVTATLVAFLAMGTPHVAVNSRIMYSVYFFSIGASSLRYDTRICIVTGALAVVQYAAVVVAAGLLWDLNDLRYAPFTYGMVSWGDQIGRLILLATSGVLATAIVDRSRQLRHLSALDRLTGLLNRGYFETRYQAEVARARRHGHPLAVALLDLDRYKNFNDRYGHASGDVALRVLADTLLKGLRATDIVARYGGDEFVVLLPETSPGAAFEKMEQLRLAVARAEFAIPRHDLTAQITLSAGIASLPDDGTDPVELLEVADQRLFAAKDGGRNRVVGPQD
- a CDS encoding MFS transporter; amino-acid sequence: MSSWIGRLASGLSLDRREVRAWMLYDWANSAMYVVIVTAIFPIFFTAVAASGMPPSEATSRFSIATTIGLTIIAVLSPILGAIADHSATKKKLLAAFLVFGASAVAAMFFIQRGEWLFAAGLFILANIGVNGSFVFYDSLLPHVAAPEEMDRVSTAGYALGYLGGGLFLLACLAIVMAPAAFGLPAGDGLTPSQATLPTRLTFVLTALWWAGFSIPLFRHVPEPPGRALDAEEARLGAIRASFRRLGATFRKLRGYRQAFLLLLAFLIYNDGVGTIIRMAAIYGAEIGITRTTMIAAIALVQFVGVPFAYLFGALAKRVGTRPAIFVGLATYLGISVLGYFMRSDRDFILLAVLVGMVQGGVQALSRSLFASMVPRHLSGEFFGFFAVFEKFAGILGPAMFSVAILATGSSRAALLSVVVFFLVGGALLAKVDVGEGQRIARDEEAAVA
- a CDS encoding TerC family protein; this encodes MGVHTPEVWFSFTALIAALLILDLGVLNRRSHVLTFKEAIGWSGGLITIALLFGAFLWLQEGTKPALEYYAGYVIELSLSVDNLFVFLLIFQYFAVPAELQPRILKWGILGALVLRGMMIGLGALLLVEFHWIIYVFGGILVLTGVRMFRGSEARIEPGRNPLVRMARRIIPMTDDYDGQQFLTRTRAGWMATPLLLVLLMVEWSDLVFAIDSIPAIFAVTRDPFIVYSSNVFAVLGLRALYFVLAGMMDRFEYLKPGVAAILVFVGVKMLINGVLPVPIGLSLGVILAILVVSVVISMRKTRIAAAERG